Proteins co-encoded in one Salvia splendens isolate huo1 chromosome 4, SspV2, whole genome shotgun sequence genomic window:
- the LOC121799420 gene encoding uncharacterized protein LOC121799420 isoform X1, which produces MVTLAAANVASFVSVKLGRDVNNRYNYETWSEQMLCLLQSQDLMEFIDDTPPPPENRDGAWRRNDWLIKGWILGALSDEVIKTVVKLRCARAMWLKLKYNFSETRLPPPSPPPPPPFATVSYKGKEWREDTALYRSALRGDWQTAKRFVDQDPNAIKLRLGFSSETAIHVAATVRKPEFLSKLLDLISDDSVLALRDKFGDNPLHTAAAMGNYQAAEILVTRYPNLLYHSNIDNRFPHHSAADFGHREILQLFISKTYDNLPTNPFAGDGGCVLLELMICADFFDIALELVNKYPYMVTVNPKTICTVLVNIAEKATVFCIDDQLSFWKRLIYWCTLKMDMKPKSFDIEKQTILELPWWHKLVLKLHPGGVIKYLASRFNKYHEKIMLREKALKLVKCLCKHMESLDYDTASRICQDTILAAAETGNRDVVEEIVEIFPLAIYFTDSSYQSFIHLAVKNRCEKVFNLLYQSRTYDYSNKIDNSGNSILHLAACLAPTHKLNLVSGAALQMQREIQWFQEASKFLSPHIKEQKNSSGETAKMIFTKEHKRLKIEGEKWMKDTASSCTIAATLIATVVFAAAITVPGGNKPDSGYPVFHNSTAFTVFAVSDAVSLFTSSTSLLMFLSIHTSRYAEEDFLYALPKRLCIGLFTLFVSILFMMIAFSSTVYLVFGRKKAWVLFPMGALTCLPISSFVLLQYPLLRDVISSTYGRGIFGKQSDRPFP; this is translated from the exons ATGGTTACCTTGGCAGCAGCTAACGTGGCGAGCTTCGTGTCCGTGAAGCTCGGCCGTGACGTGAATAACCGATACAACTACGAGACATGGAGCGAGCAGATGCTGTGCCTTCTCCAAAGCCAGGACTTGATGGAATTCATCGATGACACACCTCCCCCACCAGAAAACCGCGATGGCGCGTGGAGGCGGAACGATTGGCTGATCAAGGGATGGATTCTTGGAGCGCTCAGCGATGAAGTTATTAAAACTGTTGTTAAATTGCGTTGCGCAAGGGCCATGTGGTTGAAGCTCAAATATAACTTCTCTGAAACCCGACTGCCTCCGCCTTCACCTCCACCTCCCCCGCCTTTCGCCACCGTCTCTTATAAAG GAAAAGAGTGGCGTGAGGACACGGCATTGTATAGAAGTGCACTAAGAGGTGATTGGCAGACGGCTAAAAGATTTGTGGATCAAGACCCCAATGCCATCAAACTGAGACTGGGCTTCAGTTCAGAAACAGCCATCCACGTCGCCGCCACTGTGAGGAAGCCGGAATTTTTGTCGAAGCTGCTGGATTTGATCTCGGATGACTCTGTATTAGCCTTAAGAGATAAGTTTGGAGATAATCCACTGCACACTGCTGCAGCGATGGGGAACTACCAGGCCGCGGAGATACTCGTCACCAGATATCCTAACTTGCTCTACCATTCAAACATTGATAACAGATTCCCCCATCACTCAGCAGCTGATTTTGGTCATAGGGAAATTCTTCAGTTGTTCATTTCCAAAACCTACGATAATCTTCCCACGAATCCATTTGCTGGTGATGGAGGATGTGTGCTTCTAGAATTGATGATTTGTGCTGACTTTTTCG ATATAGCATTGGAATTGGTTAACAAGTATCCTTACATGGTCACGGTGAATCCTAAGACTATTTGTACAGTTTTGGTTAACATAGCAGAGAAGGCCACAGTATTCTGTATCGACGATCAACTCAGCTTTTGGAAACGTCTCATATACTGGT GTACTTTGAAGATGGATATGAAGCCAAAATCATTTGACATTGAGAAACAAACTATTCTAG AGCTTCCATGGTGGCACAAACTTGTTCTGAAATTGCACCCTGGTGGAGTTATCAAATACTTGg CGTCTCGCTTTAATAAGTATCATGAAAAGATAATGCTACGCGAGAAAGCACTCAAGCTTGTGAAATGCTTATGCAAACACATGGAATCGTTAGACTACGATACTGCATCACGTATTTGCCAAGACACCATTCTTGCCGCAGCTGAAACAGGAAATCGCGATGTTGTTGAAGAAATTGTTGAGATTTTTCCTCTTGCAATTTATTTTACGGATTCTTCTTATCAGAGTTTTATCCACTTGGCCGTCAAGAACCGCTGTGAGAAAGTGTTCAATCTCTTGTATCAAAGCAGAACATATGACTACTCAAATAAAATCGATAATTCTGGTAACTCTATCCTTCACTTGGCCGCATGTTTGGCACCCACTCACAAGCTCAATTTAGTATCGGGCGCAGCTCTCCAAATGCAGCGTGAAATACAATGGTTTCAG GAAGCTAGTAAGTTTCTTTCTCCTCATATCAAGGAACAAAAAAACAGTAGTGGGGAAACAGCTAAGATGATATTTACAAAAGAACACAAAAGGCTAAAAATAGAAGGAGAGAAATGGATGAAAGATACGGCAAGCTCATGTACTATAGCAGCAACATTGATAGCCACCGTTGTGTTTGCTGCAGCGATCACAGTTCCCGGTGGCAACAAACCAGACTCTGGTTATCCCGTATTCCACAATTCAACTGCGTTTACAGTATTTGCAGTTTCAGATGCAGTTTCGCTCTTCACCTCCTCCACTTCGCTCTTGATGTTCTTGTCCATCCACACATCGCGATATGCAGAAGAAGATTTTTTATACGCTTTGCCTAAGCGACTATGCATCGGCCTATTCACCCTGTTTGTCTCCATCCTATTCATGATGATTGCCTTTAGTTCGACGGTGTATCTAGTGTTTGGGCGGAAGAAAGCGTGGGTATTGTTTCCTATGGGTGCACTAACTTGTTTGCCCATTTCTTCATTTGTGCTGCTGCAGTATCCACTTCTTAGGGATGTCATTTCTTCCACATATGGCCGTGGCATTTTCGGCAAGCAGAGTGATCGTCCATTTCCCTAA
- the LOC121801411 gene encoding probable rRNA-processing protein EBP2 homolog: protein MKQNGELLNGTEFDMEDDDPVVSESESDSDEDGDVKLSEPAKTAVYNKAGLLDKLGDICWPESVDWIHKLSLDIDQDNEVNVNDDLNRELAFYTQALEGARQAFTKFQSKEVDLPFLRPSDYYAEMVKSDTHMEKVKSRILAEKRKMEEAEERRKARDNKKLAKEIQVQKQKERAKQKKDDIESVKNWRKQRKQSGFAADDKDGDLSLAFEDGKAFHRSGKKRPGVAPGDRSGGKGGGKFKKGSDKKMKGRERKDSKYGFGGRKGMKKQNTAETTEDFRGYRQSNKKQKV, encoded by the coding sequence ATGAAGCAAAATGGTGAACTATTGAATGGTACTGAATTTGATATGGAAGACGACGATCCTGTTGTTTCCGAGTCCGAATCTGATTCGGACGAAGATGGGGACGTGAAGTTAAGCGAACCTGCAAAGACTGCTGTATATAACAAAGCTGGCTTGCTCGATAAACTTGGAGATATCTGCTGGCCGGAGAGTGTGGACTGGATACACAAGTTGTCGCTCGATATTGATCAAGATAACGAGGTGAACGTGAATGATGATCTGAACCGGGAGCTAGCTTTCTACACACAGGCACTAGAGGGGGCAAGGCAGGCGTTTACGAAATTCCAGTCGAAGGAGGTGGACCTGCCTTTCCTCAGGCCGTCCGATTACTATGCTGAAATGGTTAAATCGGACACGCACATGGAGAAGGTGAAGAGCCGCATCTTGGCAGAGAAGAGGAAGatggaggaggccgaggagAGGAGGAAGGCTCGGGACAACAAGAAGTTAGCCAAGGAAATACAAGTGCAGAAGCAGAAGGAGAGGGCTAAGCAAAAGAAGGACGACATAGAGTCGGTCAAGAACTGGAGAAAGCAGAGGAAGCAGAGTGGTTTCGCTGCGGATGATAAAGATGGTGACCTGAGCTTAGCGTTTGAAGACGGGAAAGCGTTTCATAGGTCGGGTAAGAAGAGGCCGGGAGTTGCTCCCGGAGATCGGTCTGGGGGTAAGGGCGGTGGGAAGTTTAAGAAGGGATCTGATAAAAAGATGAAGGGCAGAGAACGCAAGGACTCGAAGTATGGATTTGGTGGGAGGAAAGGGATGAAGAAGCAGAACACGGCTGAGACCACCGAGGATTTCAGAGGCTATCGTCAAAGCAATAAGAAACAAAAAGTATGA
- the LOC121799420 gene encoding uncharacterized protein LOC121799420 isoform X2, giving the protein MVTLAAANVASFVSVKLGRDVNNRYNYETWSEQMLCLLQSQDLMEFIDDTPPPPENRDGAWRRNDWLIKGWILGALSDEVIKTVVKLRCARAMWLKLKYNFSETRLPPPSPPPPPPFATVSYKGKEWREDTALYRSALRGDWQTAKRFVDQDPNAIKLRLGFSSETAIHVAATVRKPEFLSKLLDLISDDSVLALRDKFGDNPLHTAAAMGNYQAAEILVTRYPNLLYHSNIDNRFPHHSAADFGHREILQLFISKTYDNLPTNPFAGDGGCVLLELMICADFFDIALELVNKYPYMVTVNPKTICTVLVNIAEKATVFCIDDQLSFWKRLIYWYTELPWWHKLVLKLHPGGVIKYLASRFNKYHEKIMLREKALKLVKCLCKHMESLDYDTASRICQDTILAAAETGNRDVVEEIVEIFPLAIYFTDSSYQSFIHLAVKNRCEKVFNLLYQSRTYDYSNKIDNSGNSILHLAACLAPTHKLNLVSGAALQMQREIQWFQEASKFLSPHIKEQKNSSGETAKMIFTKEHKRLKIEGEKWMKDTASSCTIAATLIATVVFAAAITVPGGNKPDSGYPVFHNSTAFTVFAVSDAVSLFTSSTSLLMFLSIHTSRYAEEDFLYALPKRLCIGLFTLFVSILFMMIAFSSTVYLVFGRKKAWVLFPMGALTCLPISSFVLLQYPLLRDVISSTYGRGIFGKQSDRPFP; this is encoded by the exons ATGGTTACCTTGGCAGCAGCTAACGTGGCGAGCTTCGTGTCCGTGAAGCTCGGCCGTGACGTGAATAACCGATACAACTACGAGACATGGAGCGAGCAGATGCTGTGCCTTCTCCAAAGCCAGGACTTGATGGAATTCATCGATGACACACCTCCCCCACCAGAAAACCGCGATGGCGCGTGGAGGCGGAACGATTGGCTGATCAAGGGATGGATTCTTGGAGCGCTCAGCGATGAAGTTATTAAAACTGTTGTTAAATTGCGTTGCGCAAGGGCCATGTGGTTGAAGCTCAAATATAACTTCTCTGAAACCCGACTGCCTCCGCCTTCACCTCCACCTCCCCCGCCTTTCGCCACCGTCTCTTATAAAG GAAAAGAGTGGCGTGAGGACACGGCATTGTATAGAAGTGCACTAAGAGGTGATTGGCAGACGGCTAAAAGATTTGTGGATCAAGACCCCAATGCCATCAAACTGAGACTGGGCTTCAGTTCAGAAACAGCCATCCACGTCGCCGCCACTGTGAGGAAGCCGGAATTTTTGTCGAAGCTGCTGGATTTGATCTCGGATGACTCTGTATTAGCCTTAAGAGATAAGTTTGGAGATAATCCACTGCACACTGCTGCAGCGATGGGGAACTACCAGGCCGCGGAGATACTCGTCACCAGATATCCTAACTTGCTCTACCATTCAAACATTGATAACAGATTCCCCCATCACTCAGCAGCTGATTTTGGTCATAGGGAAATTCTTCAGTTGTTCATTTCCAAAACCTACGATAATCTTCCCACGAATCCATTTGCTGGTGATGGAGGATGTGTGCTTCTAGAATTGATGATTTGTGCTGACTTTTTCG ATATAGCATTGGAATTGGTTAACAAGTATCCTTACATGGTCACGGTGAATCCTAAGACTATTTGTACAGTTTTGGTTAACATAGCAGAGAAGGCCACAGTATTCTGTATCGACGATCAACTCAGCTTTTGGAAACGTCTCATATACTGGT ATACAGAGCTTCCATGGTGGCACAAACTTGTTCTGAAATTGCACCCTGGTGGAGTTATCAAATACTTGg CGTCTCGCTTTAATAAGTATCATGAAAAGATAATGCTACGCGAGAAAGCACTCAAGCTTGTGAAATGCTTATGCAAACACATGGAATCGTTAGACTACGATACTGCATCACGTATTTGCCAAGACACCATTCTTGCCGCAGCTGAAACAGGAAATCGCGATGTTGTTGAAGAAATTGTTGAGATTTTTCCTCTTGCAATTTATTTTACGGATTCTTCTTATCAGAGTTTTATCCACTTGGCCGTCAAGAACCGCTGTGAGAAAGTGTTCAATCTCTTGTATCAAAGCAGAACATATGACTACTCAAATAAAATCGATAATTCTGGTAACTCTATCCTTCACTTGGCCGCATGTTTGGCACCCACTCACAAGCTCAATTTAGTATCGGGCGCAGCTCTCCAAATGCAGCGTGAAATACAATGGTTTCAG GAAGCTAGTAAGTTTCTTTCTCCTCATATCAAGGAACAAAAAAACAGTAGTGGGGAAACAGCTAAGATGATATTTACAAAAGAACACAAAAGGCTAAAAATAGAAGGAGAGAAATGGATGAAAGATACGGCAAGCTCATGTACTATAGCAGCAACATTGATAGCCACCGTTGTGTTTGCTGCAGCGATCACAGTTCCCGGTGGCAACAAACCAGACTCTGGTTATCCCGTATTCCACAATTCAACTGCGTTTACAGTATTTGCAGTTTCAGATGCAGTTTCGCTCTTCACCTCCTCCACTTCGCTCTTGATGTTCTTGTCCATCCACACATCGCGATATGCAGAAGAAGATTTTTTATACGCTTTGCCTAAGCGACTATGCATCGGCCTATTCACCCTGTTTGTCTCCATCCTATTCATGATGATTGCCTTTAGTTCGACGGTGTATCTAGTGTTTGGGCGGAAGAAAGCGTGGGTATTGTTTCCTATGGGTGCACTAACTTGTTTGCCCATTTCTTCATTTGTGCTGCTGCAGTATCCACTTCTTAGGGATGTCATTTCTTCCACATATGGCCGTGGCATTTTCGGCAAGCAGAGTGATCGTCCATTTCCCTAA